A stretch of DNA from Bacillota bacterium:
CGAAACTCCTGCCAGTGTGTCGCCCGGAAACCTCAGGAAAGGTAGATGTCCAGCGCGGCCGTCCGCGCAGGGCCGCGCAGGTGGGCAAGGGCGCGTTCCTGGATCTGGCGGATCCGCTCCCGGGTGACCCCCAGCCGCCGCCCGATCTCCTCCAGGGTGTGCGGCTGCCCGTCGTCCAGCCCGTAGCGCAGCTTCAACACCGTCTGTTCGACGGGCGGGAGAGCCGTGAGCACCTGCCGTATCTGGTCCTTCAGGAGGTTCTTGGCGGCCTCTTCATCGGGCGGGGGCGCCTGCTCGTCGCCCACGAAGTCCGCCACGCGCATGCCGTCGTCGCCCACGGGGTTCTCCAGGGAGACGAGTTCCTGGGAAGCGCGCAGCGCCTCCTCCACACGCTCCGTCCCAAGCCCGAGGTGCGCCGCCACCTCGACGGGGGTGGCCTCGCGGCCCAGCTCGTGGCCCAGGAGGCTCGCGGTGGTGTTCACCTTCCCTATCGTTTCAATCATATGAGCGGGCAGGCGGATGGTGCGGGATTGGTCGCTGAGCGACCGGCGCACCGCCTGGACGATCCACCAGGTGGCGTAGGTGCTGAACCGGTACCCCCGGCGCCAGTC
This window harbors:
- a CDS encoding sigma-70 family RNA polymerase sigma factor is translated as MPSNQGGKPARKPKQRKATQSRRSAADERESSINLLQTYLKEIGKVPLLTHDEEIELARRAEKGDVRAKTRLIESNLRLVVNVAMRFVDRGVPVLDLVQEGNIGLMRAVEKYDWRRGYRFSTYATWWIVQAVRRSLSDQSRTIRLPAHMIETIGKVNTTASLLGHELGREATPVEVAAHLGLGTERVEEALRASQELVSLENPVGDDGMRVADFVGDEQAPPPDEEAAKNLLKDQIRQVLTALPPVEQTVLKLRYGLDDGQPHTLEEIGRRLGVTRERIRQIQERALAHLRGPARTAALDIYLS